A single genomic interval of Pseudomonadota bacterium harbors:
- the secB gene encoding protein-export chaperone SecB — protein MAEEQVPSNGQPGGAAAQATGPQLVVQRIYMKDSSFESPSAPEVFSGEWDPRMDLNIGASSRSLGDDHYEVTLSVTVEAKKEDKVAFLCEVHQAGVFLIRGFSEEDSRRVLNASCPNVIFPYAREAVCDLVTRGGFPQLLLQPVNFDSLYQRHTAEMQQQQTGASGQPS, from the coding sequence CCAACCGGGAGGGGCCGCCGCCCAGGCCACTGGCCCACAGCTGGTCGTTCAACGCATCTACATGAAGGACTCTTCCTTCGAGTCGCCGTCAGCGCCAGAGGTTTTCTCCGGCGAGTGGGATCCGCGCATGGATCTGAATATTGGGGCGAGCAGCCGCAGCCTCGGCGATGATCATTACGAAGTCACCCTCTCGGTGACCGTCGAAGCAAAGAAGGAAGACAAGGTCGCTTTCCTGTGCGAGGTGCACCAGGCGGGCGTGTTTCTCATCCGCGGGTTCAGCGAAGAGGATTCGAGGCGCGTGCTCAATGCGAGCTGCCCGAACGTGATCTTCCCGTACGCCCGCGAAGCCGTCTGCGACCTGGTCACGCGCGGCGGGTTCCCCCAACTGCTGCTGCAACCGGTGAACTTCGACTCCCTCTATCAGCGCCACACCGCTGAAATGCAGCAACAGCAAACAGGCGCGTCGGGACAGCCGTCCTGA
- a CDS encoding NAD(P)H-dependent glycerol-3-phosphate dehydrogenase: protein MTRETAADALKSTVAVLGAGSWGTALAIQFARAGTPTVLWSRRSEQAQSMQAQRKNDEYLPGAKFPEALSVSADLREAVRGAWAVVVAVPSQAFRPLLDELRAQLGTDTIVGWATKGFEHPSGKLLDEVAREALGEQHPRAVLSGPTFAREVGAGLPTAMTIAATDARAAEALANAISNSVFRAYTSDDMTGVEVGGAVKNVLAIGAGLSDGLGYGANTRVAVITRGLVEMTRLGVALGARQETFMGLAGMGDLILTCTDDQSRNRRMGLALARGASVERAESEIRQVVEGVRAARAVHAVAQAAKVDMPICESLYRVLYEGLSPRDAVRMLMSRSLKREH, encoded by the coding sequence ATGACGCGGGAGACCGCCGCCGACGCCCTGAAGAGCACCGTCGCCGTCCTCGGCGCCGGCTCCTGGGGCACGGCGCTCGCGATCCAATTCGCACGCGCCGGCACGCCTACCGTGCTTTGGTCCCGGCGCTCGGAGCAAGCGCAGTCGATGCAAGCGCAGCGGAAGAACGACGAGTACCTTCCCGGCGCGAAGTTTCCCGAAGCGCTTTCGGTCAGCGCCGATTTGCGCGAGGCGGTGCGCGGCGCCTGGGCCGTTGTGGTGGCGGTACCCAGCCAGGCCTTTCGACCGTTGCTCGACGAGTTACGCGCGCAGTTAGGCACCGACACGATCGTCGGCTGGGCCACCAAGGGCTTCGAACACCCGAGTGGGAAGTTGCTCGATGAGGTCGCGCGCGAGGCGCTCGGCGAGCAACACCCACGGGCCGTCCTGTCCGGCCCAACCTTCGCCCGCGAGGTGGGCGCAGGTCTGCCCACGGCGATGACCATCGCGGCAACCGATGCAAGGGCCGCGGAGGCGCTCGCCAACGCTATCTCCAACAGTGTTTTCCGCGCCTACACCTCGGACGACATGACCGGCGTCGAGGTCGGAGGTGCCGTGAAGAATGTACTTGCCATCGGCGCTGGCCTGTCCGACGGGCTCGGCTACGGCGCGAACACGCGGGTTGCCGTGATCACGCGCGGCTTGGTCGAGATGACTCGCCTGGGCGTGGCGCTCGGTGCCCGGCAGGAGACGTTCATGGGCTTAGCTGGTATGGGAGACCTGATACTCACCTGCACCGACGATCAATCCCGTAACCGACGCATGGGCCTCGCGCTGGCCCGCGGCGCTAGCGTCGAGCGAGCAGAGTCAGAGATACGCCAAGTGGTGGAAGGCGTGCGCGCAGCACGGGCCGTGCACGCCGTAGCTCAGGCAGCAAAGGTAGATATGCCGATCTGCGAGAGCCTGTACCGCGTTCTATACGAGGGCCTTTCGCCGCGCGATGCAGTGCGCATGCTCATGTCGCGATCCCTAAAGCGAGAGCACTAG
- a CDS encoding tRNA (cytidine(34)-2'-O)-methyltransferase, which produces MLHVVLYEPEIPPNTGNVMRLCANTGAALHLVEPLGFSLNQRALRRAGLDYREWARVHTHTGLKACLEAIRPGRSPRVFAFSTRGLEPYDSPRYALGDVLLFGPETRGLPDEVLDGLVPERRMRIPMQANSRSLNLSNAVAVAVYEAWRQLGFPGSELPEGAV; this is translated from the coding sequence ATGCTCCACGTTGTGCTGTACGAACCGGAGATACCGCCCAACACGGGCAACGTCATGCGCCTATGCGCGAATACGGGAGCAGCCCTTCACCTTGTAGAACCCTTAGGTTTCTCTCTAAATCAACGCGCTTTGCGGCGTGCCGGTTTGGACTACCGGGAGTGGGCGCGCGTGCATACCCACACCGGCTTGAAGGCGTGCTTGGAAGCGATTCGGCCCGGGCGTTCGCCGCGCGTCTTCGCCTTCTCCACGCGCGGGCTTGAGCCTTACGATTCGCCGCGGTATGCGCTAGGGGACGTACTGCTGTTTGGCCCAGAGACGCGCGGTCTGCCCGATGAGGTTCTCGACGGGCTGGTGCCGGAGCGTCGCATGCGGATTCCTATGCAAGCTAATAGCCGATCTCTCAACCTCTCCAACGCGGTAGCGGTGGCGGTTTACGAGGCGTGGCGCCAGCTGGGATTCCCGGGCAGCGAACTGCCGGAAGGGGCTGTCTAG